A single region of the Desulfovibrio sp. ZJ209 genome encodes:
- a CDS encoding polyprenyl synthetase family protein — translation MAETLLKQRLAEELPAVNAALARAAGRLPEPVRPVARHILEAGGKRLRPFLTVLMARLLGDTGERIYDLAVTMEMLHAATLLHDDVLDDAANRRGKPAAHTEFGVAQAILAGDALLSGANAQVAAFGDPRLCLCFSNATSETAAGAILELAAQRRVDVSAEEYAAIVRGKTAALIAASCELGALAANAGPDAVAAAAAYGENLGMAFQIVDDALDFAPEEETGKPTGGDVREGKLTPPLRFYRLDLAENERAAFDAAFVCGLMSAADAAEISLRVREGGFDRRAREEAGDYLKAARAALLRLPGGPERRVLMEMADYVRDRRH, via the coding sequence ATGGCTGAAACGCTTTTGAAGCAGCGCCTCGCAGAGGAGCTCCCGGCCGTGAACGCGGCCCTCGCCCGCGCGGCCGGCCGGCTGCCGGAGCCCGTGCGCCCTGTGGCGCGCCACATCCTCGAGGCCGGCGGCAAGCGCCTTAGGCCCTTCCTCACGGTTCTCATGGCGCGCCTTCTGGGCGATACGGGCGAACGCATCTATGACCTCGCCGTGACGATGGAAATGCTCCACGCGGCCACCCTGCTCCATGACGACGTGCTCGACGACGCGGCCAACAGGCGCGGCAAGCCGGCCGCGCATACGGAGTTCGGCGTGGCCCAGGCCATCCTGGCGGGTGACGCCCTGCTCTCCGGGGCCAACGCCCAGGTGGCGGCCTTTGGCGACCCGCGCCTGTGCCTTTGCTTCTCCAACGCCACCAGCGAGACCGCGGCCGGCGCGATACTGGAACTGGCGGCCCAGCGCCGGGTGGACGTGAGCGCGGAGGAATACGCGGCCATCGTGCGCGGCAAGACGGCGGCGCTCATCGCGGCCTCCTGCGAGCTCGGGGCGCTGGCGGCCAACGCCGGGCCCGACGCGGTGGCAGCGGCCGCGGCCTATGGCGAAAATCTCGGCATGGCCTTCCAGATCGTGGACGACGCGCTGGATTTCGCGCCCGAGGAGGAGACAGGCAAGCCCACGGGCGGCGATGTGCGCGAGGGCAAGCTCACGCCGCCCCTGCGCTTCTACCGGCTGGACCTTGCCGAAAACGAGCGCGCGGCCTTTGACGCGGCTTTCGTGTGCGGGCTCATGAGCGCGGCGGACGCGGCCGAGATCTCCCTGCGCGTGCGCGAGGGCGGCTTTGACCGCCGCGCCCGCGAGGAGGCCGGGGACTACCTCAAGGCCGCGCGGGCGGCGCTTTTGCGCCTGCCCGGCGGCCCGGAGCGCCGGGTGCTCATGGAAATGGCGGACTATGTCCGCGACCGCCGGCACTGA
- the mqnB gene encoding futalosine hydrolase, producing MPQGALLVCAATAAELAATAPGLAHREGELAELTPVPARLKGRPALFCVTGVGPVNASLAMGFCFGLTSGSGGEDGQPAGGGLRIGAVLNVGLAGAFDLAATPLRALCLVEEEIWPEYGLNDGSSVTARAFSHPQWRKADGAPEDVYDRVRLAPAGALGAREPAPGAFQPRRSLTVAGVSASFARAREMANRHRAELENMEGFAVAYACARAGVPCVEVRAVSNKVGPRAADEKDFPGALAALAGVLPALGLA from the coding sequence GTGCCGCAGGGAGCCCTGCTCGTCTGCGCGGCCACCGCTGCCGAACTGGCCGCCACGGCGCCCGGGCTTGCGCACCGGGAGGGCGAACTCGCCGAGCTCACGCCCGTGCCCGCGCGGCTCAAGGGGCGGCCGGCGCTCTTCTGCGTCACCGGCGTGGGGCCGGTCAACGCGTCCCTCGCCATGGGCTTCTGCTTCGGCCTCACCAGCGGAAGCGGCGGGGAGGACGGCCAGCCGGCCGGAGGTGGGCTGCGCATCGGCGCGGTGCTCAATGTGGGGCTTGCCGGCGCCTTTGACCTTGCAGCAACGCCCTTGCGCGCCCTGTGCCTCGTCGAGGAGGAAATCTGGCCCGAATACGGCCTCAATGACGGCAGTTCCGTCACAGCGCGGGCCTTCAGCCATCCCCAGTGGCGCAAGGCAGACGGCGCGCCCGAAGATGTGTATGACCGCGTAAGGCTGGCACCCGCGGGGGCGCTCGGCGCCCGCGAGCCCGCGCCCGGCGCCTTCCAGCCCCGGCGCTCGCTCACCGTGGCCGGGGTCAGCGCCAGCTTTGCCCGCGCGCGGGAGATGGCCAACCGCCACCGCGCGGAGCTCGAAAACATGGAGGGCTTCGCCGTGGCCTATGCCTGCGCCCGGGCCGGCGTGCCCTGCGTGGAGGTGCGGGCGGTCTCCAACAAGGTGGGCCCGCGCGCGGCGGACGAAAAGGACTTTCCCGGCGCGCTCGCCGCGCTGGCCGGCGTGCTGCCCGCGCTCGGGCTGGCCTGA
- a CDS encoding nucleotide sugar dehydrogenase translates to MITFEELEARKRPLAVVGLGYVGLPLAVALSRHMDVIGFDINAARVAELAAGHDRTREVDDAALAAAQVRYTSDPAALAEAAVIIVAVPTPIDRHRSPDLTPVVGASTTVGKHMSKGCVVVYESTVYPGLTEEVCVPILERESGLALGAGFTVGYSPERINPGDKVHTLATITKIVSGSDPATAELLARIYGSVVTAGIHRASSIKVAEAAKVIENTQRDLNIALMNELAIIFDRMGIDTLEVLEAAGSKWNFLPFRPGLVGGHCIGVDPYYLTFKAEELGFHPEVILAGRRINDNMGKYVAECAVKQLIRRGAKVNGARVGILGFTFKENVPDLRNTRVVDVIRELEDYGVTTLVTDAEADADEALREYGQRLVPLSELKDLDAIVLAVPHKAYAALTPEDLRARMADPERGVVLDVKSLYDPAAMREAGVEYWRL, encoded by the coding sequence ATGATCACGTTTGAGGAACTGGAAGCGCGCAAGCGGCCGCTGGCCGTGGTGGGCCTCGGCTATGTGGGCCTGCCGCTCGCCGTGGCGCTCTCGCGCCATATGGATGTCATCGGCTTTGACATCAACGCCGCCCGCGTGGCCGAGCTCGCGGCCGGGCACGACCGCACCCGCGAGGTGGACGACGCGGCCCTCGCGGCTGCCCAGGTGCGCTACACGTCCGACCCGGCGGCCCTGGCCGAGGCCGCGGTCATCATCGTGGCCGTGCCCACGCCCATCGACCGGCACCGCTCCCCCGACCTCACGCCCGTGGTGGGCGCCAGCACCACCGTGGGCAAACACATGAGCAAGGGCTGCGTGGTCGTCTACGAATCCACGGTCTATCCGGGCCTCACCGAAGAGGTCTGCGTGCCCATCCTCGAGCGCGAGTCGGGCCTTGCGCTTGGCGCGGGCTTCACCGTGGGCTATTCGCCGGAGCGCATCAACCCCGGCGACAAGGTGCACACGCTTGCCACCATCACCAAGATCGTCTCCGGCTCGGACCCGGCCACGGCCGAGCTTCTGGCCAGGATTTACGGCTCCGTGGTGACGGCCGGCATCCACCGCGCCTCGAGCATCAAGGTGGCCGAGGCCGCCAAGGTCATCGAGAACACCCAGCGCGACCTCAACATCGCGCTCATGAACGAGCTCGCCATCATCTTCGACCGCATGGGCATCGACACCCTCGAGGTGCTGGAGGCCGCGGGCAGCAAGTGGAACTTCCTGCCCTTCCGGCCGGGCCTCGTGGGCGGCCACTGCATCGGCGTGGACCCCTACTACCTCACCTTCAAGGCCGAGGAGCTGGGCTTCCACCCCGAGGTCATCCTGGCAGGGCGCCGCATCAACGACAACATGGGCAAGTATGTGGCCGAATGCGCGGTCAAGCAGCTCATCCGGCGCGGGGCCAAGGTCAACGGCGCGCGCGTGGGCATCCTCGGCTTCACCTTCAAGGAGAACGTGCCCGACCTGCGCAATACCCGCGTGGTCGATGTCATCCGCGAGCTGGAGGATTACGGCGTCACCACCCTCGTCACCGACGCCGAGGCCGACGCGGACGAGGCCCTGCGCGAATACGGGCAGCGACTGGTGCCGCTTTCCGAGCTCAAGGACCTCGACGCCATCGTGCTCGCCGTGCCGCACAAGGCCTACGCGGCGCTGACGCCGGAAGACCTGCGCGCCCGCATGGCCGACCCTGAGCGCGGGGTGGTGCTGGACGTGAAGTCGCTCTATGACCCGGCGGCCATGCGCGAGGCCGGGGTGGAGTACTGGAGGCTCTAG
- a CDS encoding DUF2065 family protein encodes MHLDLPLLLRAVGLALVFEGLVWALTPGGMRRAMRRLLREPDAALRAAGMAAMAAGLFLVWLAA; translated from the coding sequence ATGCACCTCGACTTGCCCCTCCTGCTCCGCGCCGTGGGCCTGGCCCTGGTTTTCGAGGGCCTTGTCTGGGCGCTCACTCCCGGCGGCATGCGCCGGGCCATGCGGCGCCTTCTGCGCGAGCCGGACGCGGCCCTGCGCGCAGCCGGCATGGCCGCCATGGCGGCAGGGCTCTTCCTCGTCTGGCTCGCCGCGTAG
- a CDS encoding ubiquinone/menaquinone biosynthesis methyltransferase produces the protein MNDAQGLPQPGGGPGHDAAVAGMFGRIASWYDFLNRLLSLGIDQHWRRVLAKSASPGDGLALDLAAGTLDVALALRREAPKGTVAALDFCPPMLARGRRKLKGANLARILPVAADARRLPVRDGAAHCLTMAFGIRNIAPRGAAFAEMLRVLRPGGRACILEFGSGRERIWGGVYNAYLNHLLPLVGRAFSRDGAYGYLAESIRAFPTAEELAGEMREAGFARVWYRKLTSGIVCLHVGEKGA, from the coding sequence ATGAACGACGCGCAGGGGCTGCCGCAGCCGGGGGGCGGCCCGGGCCATGATGCCGCCGTCGCCGGCATGTTCGGCCGCATCGCCTCGTGGTATGACTTCCTGAACCGCCTTTTGAGCCTGGGCATCGACCAGCACTGGCGCCGCGTGCTCGCAAAGAGCGCAAGTCCCGGCGACGGCCTCGCCCTCGACCTCGCCGCCGGCACGCTGGACGTGGCGCTCGCCCTGCGCCGCGAGGCGCCCAAGGGCACGGTGGCGGCCTTGGATTTCTGCCCGCCCATGCTGGCCCGCGGGCGTCGCAAGCTCAAGGGGGCAAACCTCGCGCGCATCCTGCCCGTGGCGGCGGACGCGCGGCGCCTTCCCGTCCGGGATGGCGCGGCCCACTGCCTCACCATGGCCTTCGGCATCCGCAACATCGCGCCCCGCGGGGCGGCCTTCGCGGAGATGCTCCGCGTGCTCCGGCCCGGGGGCCGGGCCTGCATCCTGGAATTCGGCTCGGGCAGGGAGCGCATCTGGGGCGGCGTCTACAACGCCTACCTGAACCACCTGCTGCCGCTGGTGGGCAGGGCCTTTTCGCGCGACGGCGCCTACGGCTATCTCGCCGAGAGCATCCGCGCCTTCCCCACGGCGGAGGAGCTGGCAGGCGAGATGCGCGAGGCCGGCTTTGCGCGCGTGTGGTACAGGAAGCTCACTTCGGGCATCGTGTGCCTGCATGTGGGGGAAAAGGGCGCCTGA